One part of the Drosophila teissieri strain GT53w chromosome 3R, Prin_Dtei_1.1, whole genome shotgun sequence genome encodes these proteins:
- the LOC122620525 gene encoding protein arginine N-methyltransferase 1 has product MKDTEVKDNTKEEEPMKEAPEEPASSSSDEDEYDDIDDDDEPMDEGDEPTTCLFCTETSASISIAIDHLDARHKVNLSQLQLKFQMDQYSFIKLINYIRANKISAEQLLSAEQALWQDEKYLRPGEYEPWLCYDYEVLKTDSAPAQPSVPELQQRIAEQSQLLQQANEDMERMRNDFKALLQKVHGDEDSKGSSKSVPRNNVCLDNEYFKSYSHFGIHHEMLSDKVRTSTYRASLFQNEAVVRGKTVLDVGCGTGILSIFASKAGAARVIGIDNSDIVYTAMDIIRKNKVENVELIKGRLEDTDLPVAKYDIIISEWMGYFLLYESMLDSIIYARENHLNPNGIILPSRCTLSLLGYGNDTLYGEQVEFWSNVYEVDMSDLRKRSIGEPLMEVVDAEFMLTDPEQIANFDIMTVDLNYPNFTHQFNLKVTKPGRLSAFVGYFDTLFELPSAVMFSTSPTATPTHWKQTVFFIDKPQIVKEGDVISGKITSRRHKEDVRALSVDIEVFGKKHKYMVV; this is encoded by the exons ATGAAAGACACCGAAGTCAAAG ACAACACTAAAGAGGAGGAGCCCATGAAGGAGGCACCAGAGGAGCCTGCCAGTTCCAGCTCCGACGAAGATGAGTACGATGACATAGACGACGATGATGAACCAATGGACGAGGGCGATGAGCCAACCACTTGTCTGTTTTGCACCGAAACATCTGCAAGCATATCAATTGCCATTGACCATCTCGACGCCCGGCACAAAGTAAATCTGTCGCAGCTTCAGCTTAAATTTCAAATGGACCAGTATTCCTTTATCAAACTGATAAACTACATAAGAGCCAACAAGATCAGTGCCGAGCAGTTATTGTCAGCGGAACAGGCTCTATGGCAAGATGAGAAGTACCTCCGGCCCGGGGAGTACGAGCCCTGGCTCTGCTACGACTATGAAGTCCTCAAAACAGACAGCGCTCCGGCTCAGCCTTCGGTTCCGGAGCTGCAACAGCGGATTGCTGAGCAGTCCCAATTGCTGCAGCAGGCCAACGAGGACATGGAACGCATGCGCAACGACTTCAAGGCGCTACTGCAAAAGGTACATGGTGACGAAGATTCCAAAGGTTCCAGCAAAAGTGTACCGCGTAACAATGTCTGTCTCGACAACGAATACTTTAAAAGCTACTCCCACTTTGGCATCCACCATGAAATGCTAAGCGACAAGGTGCGGACCAGCACATATCGCGCGTCTCTCTTCCAAAACGAAGCCGTTGTTCGAGGCAAGACAGTGTTGGATGTAGGATGTGGCACGGGAATCCTTTCCATTTTCGCCTCAAAGGCGGGTGCCGCCCGCGTCATCGGCATAGACAACTCTGACATCGTGTACACGGCCATGGACATTATCAGGAAGAACAAGGTTGAAAACGTTGAACTGATCAAAGGACGGCTGGAGGACACAGATCTCCCCGTGGCCAAATACGACATTATCATATCCGAATGGATGGGCTATTTTCTCTTGTACGAATCAATGCTGGACAGCATAATCTACGCCCGAGAGAACCACCTCAACCCAAATGGTATAATACTGCCCAGCCGTTGTACACTTAGTCTCTTGGGCTATGGAAACGACACGCTTTATGGCGAGCAAGTGGAATTCTGGTCAAACGTTTACGAGGTGGATATGAGCGATCTGCGAAAGCGATCGATAGGAGAGCCACTCATGGAGGTGGTGGATGCAGAGTTTATGCTGACGGATCCCGAACAGATAGCCAACTTCGACATAATGACCGTCGATCTGAACTATCCAAACTTCACTCACCAGTTCAACTTGAAGGTCACGAAACCGGGACGATTATCCGCCTTTGTGGGCTATTTTGACACACTTTTTGAACTTCCCTCCGCCGTCATGTTCAGCACATCTCCAACTGCGACGCCCACCCATTGGAAGCAGACGGTTTTCTTCATTGACAAGCCGCAGATTGTGAAGGAAGGGGACGTCATTAGTGGCAAAATCACGTCGAGAAGGCATAAAGAGGATGTCAGGGCACTTAGTGTAGACATAGAGGTCTTTGGCAAGAAACACAAATACATGGTAGTTTAA
- the LOC122620526 gene encoding chromatin assembly factor 1 p55 subunit isoform X2: MVDRSDNAESFDDAVEERVINEEYKIWKKNTPFLYDLVMTHALEWPSLTAQWLPDVTKQDGKDYSVHRLILGTHTSDEQNHLLIASVQLPSEDAQFDGSHYDNEKGEFGGFGSVCGKIEIEIKINHEGEVNRARYMPQNACVIATKTPSSDVLVFDYTKHPSKPEPSGECQPDLRLRGHQKEGYGLSWNPNLNGYLLSASDDHTICLWDINATPKEHRVIDAKNIFTGHTAVVEDVAWHLLHESLFGSVADDQKLMIWDTRNNNTSKPSHTVDAHTAEVNCLSFNPYSEFILATGSADKTVALWDLRNLKLKLHSFESHKDEIFQVQWSPHNETILASSGTDRRLHVWDLSKIGEEQSSEDAEDGPPELLFIHGGHTAKISDFSWNPNEPWIICSVSEDNIMQVWQMAENVYNDEEPEIPASELETNTA; the protein is encoded by the exons ATGGTGGATCGCAGCGATAATG CGGAGTCCTTCGACGACGCCGTCGAGGAGCGCGTGATCAATGAGGAGTACAAGATTTGGAAGAAGAACACGCCGTTTCTGTACGATCTGGTCATGACGCACGCCCTGGAATGGCCCTCGTTGACCGCCCAGTGGCTGCCGGACGTGACCAAGCAGGATGGCAAGGACTACTCGGTACATCGTCTTATactgggcacacacacatccgaCGAGCAGAACCATCTCCTCATCGCCAGCGTTCAGCTGCCCAGCGAGGATGCCCAGTTCGATGGATCGCACTACGACAACGAGAAGGGAGAGTTCGGAGGCTTTGGATCAGTGTGCGGCAAGATCGAGATCGAGATTAAGATCAACCACGAAGGCGAAGTGAACAGGGCCCGCTACATGCCCCAGAATGCCTGTGTAATCGCCACCAAGACGCCGTCGAGCGATGTCCTGGTCTTCGACTACACGAAGCATCCCAGCAAGCCGGAGCCATCTGGCGAGTGCCAACCGGACCTGCGGCTGCGTGGTCATCAAAAGGAAGGCTACGGCCTCTCTTGGAATCCCAACCTTAATG GCTATTTGCTGTCAGCCTCTGATGATCACACCATTTGCTTGTGGGACATCAATGCCACACCCAAGGAGCATAGAGTTATTGATGCCAAGAACATCTTCACTGGACACACCGCCGTTGTTGAGGACGTGGCATGGCATCTACTCCATGAGTCTCTGTTCGGATCGGTGGCTGACGACCAGAAGCTGATGATCTGGGACAcgcgcaacaacaacacctcGAAGCCCTCGCATACGGTGGACGCTCACACAGCCGAAGTAAATTGCTTGAGCTTTAATCCCTACTCGGAGTTCATCCTGGCCACTGGCTCCGCTGACAAGACTGTGGCTCTGTGGGATCTGCGCAACCTCAAGCTAAAACTACATTCCTTCGAGTCGCACAAGGACGAGATCTTCCAGGTGCAGTGGTCGCCGCATAACGAGACTATTCTCGCTTCCTCCGGCACCGACCGCCGCCTACACGTCTGGGATTTGTCCAAAATCGGCGAGGAGCAGAGTTCGGAGGACGCTGAAGACGGACCACCCGAGCTGCTCTTTATCCATGGCGGTCACACTGCCAAGATTAGCGATTTCTCCTGGAACCCCAACGAGCCATGGATCATTTGCTCCGTGTCCGAGGACAACATAATGCAGGTCTGGCAGATGGCCGAGAATGTCTACAACGACGAGGAGCCCGAGATTCCCGCCTCCGAGTTGGAAACCAACACCGCTTAA
- the LOC122620529 gene encoding 28S ribosomal protein S10, mitochondrial isoform X2 has product MKIRIRHLLLYSQAIKTLRWAQPVRALSSVTASPGIQANLSPAAPAPEPDKLYSKLEIELRGIDPAVLKSYTWFATTAAEHLGIEKGKCWSPRKAHHERMTLLKSVHIYKKHRVQYEVRTHFRYMNFHKLTGSTLDTFLEYIERNLPEGVALQASRTELQQIPEHLRQPPEQV; this is encoded by the exons ATGAAAATCCGTATAAGACATCTACTTTTATATTCCCAGGCTATAAAGACGCTTCGCTGGGCACAGCCAGTGCGGGCTCTTTCCTCTGTGACCGCCAGCCCCGGCATACAAGCCAATCTTTCACCTGCGGCACCCGCTCCGGAACCGGATAAATTATACAGCAAGCTGGAGATTGAGCTGCGTGGTATTGATCCTGCGGTTCTGAAGAGCTACACCTGGTTCGCCACTACAGCTGCCGAGCATTTAGGCATTGAAAAGGGCAAATG CTGGTCACCTCGAAAGGCGCACCATGAGCGGATGACGCTCCTGAAGTCGGTGCACATCTACAAGAAACATCGCGTACAGTACGAGGTGCGAACACACTTCCGCTATATGAACTTCCACAAGCTGACGGGCTCCACGCTGGACACCTTCCTAGAGTACATTGAACGAAATCTGCCCGAGGGCGTGGCGCTGCAGGCTTCCAGGACTGAGCTGCAGCAGATCCCAGAGCACTTGCGCCAGCCGCCGGAGCAAGTGTAA
- the LOC122620529 gene encoding 28S ribosomal protein S10, mitochondrial isoform X1, which produces MLQAIKTLRWAQPVRALSSVTASPGIQANLSPAAPAPEPDKLYSKLEIELRGIDPAVLKSYTWFATTAAEHLGIEKGKCWSPRKAHHERMTLLKSVHIYKKHRVQYEVRTHFRYMNFHKLTGSTLDTFLEYIERNLPEGVALQASRTELQQIPEHLRQPPEQV; this is translated from the exons ATGTTGCAG GCTATAAAGACGCTTCGCTGGGCACAGCCAGTGCGGGCTCTTTCCTCTGTGACCGCCAGCCCCGGCATACAAGCCAATCTTTCACCTGCGGCACCCGCTCCGGAACCGGATAAATTATACAGCAAGCTGGAGATTGAGCTGCGTGGTATTGATCCTGCGGTTCTGAAGAGCTACACCTGGTTCGCCACTACAGCTGCCGAGCATTTAGGCATTGAAAAGGGCAAATG CTGGTCACCTCGAAAGGCGCACCATGAGCGGATGACGCTCCTGAAGTCGGTGCACATCTACAAGAAACATCGCGTACAGTACGAGGTGCGAACACACTTCCGCTATATGAACTTCCACAAGCTGACGGGCTCCACGCTGGACACCTTCCTAGAGTACATTGAACGAAATCTGCCCGAGGGCGTGGCGCTGCAGGCTTCCAGGACTGAGCTGCAGCAGATCCCAGAGCACTTGCGCCAGCCGCCGGAGCAAGTGTAA
- the LOC122620526 gene encoding chromatin assembly factor 1 p55 subunit isoform X1, with protein MVDRSDNAAESFDDAVEERVINEEYKIWKKNTPFLYDLVMTHALEWPSLTAQWLPDVTKQDGKDYSVHRLILGTHTSDEQNHLLIASVQLPSEDAQFDGSHYDNEKGEFGGFGSVCGKIEIEIKINHEGEVNRARYMPQNACVIATKTPSSDVLVFDYTKHPSKPEPSGECQPDLRLRGHQKEGYGLSWNPNLNGYLLSASDDHTICLWDINATPKEHRVIDAKNIFTGHTAVVEDVAWHLLHESLFGSVADDQKLMIWDTRNNNTSKPSHTVDAHTAEVNCLSFNPYSEFILATGSADKTVALWDLRNLKLKLHSFESHKDEIFQVQWSPHNETILASSGTDRRLHVWDLSKIGEEQSSEDAEDGPPELLFIHGGHTAKISDFSWNPNEPWIICSVSEDNIMQVWQMAENVYNDEEPEIPASELETNTA; from the exons ATGGTGGATCGCAGCGATAATG CAGCGGAGTCCTTCGACGACGCCGTCGAGGAGCGCGTGATCAATGAGGAGTACAAGATTTGGAAGAAGAACACGCCGTTTCTGTACGATCTGGTCATGACGCACGCCCTGGAATGGCCCTCGTTGACCGCCCAGTGGCTGCCGGACGTGACCAAGCAGGATGGCAAGGACTACTCGGTACATCGTCTTATactgggcacacacacatccgaCGAGCAGAACCATCTCCTCATCGCCAGCGTTCAGCTGCCCAGCGAGGATGCCCAGTTCGATGGATCGCACTACGACAACGAGAAGGGAGAGTTCGGAGGCTTTGGATCAGTGTGCGGCAAGATCGAGATCGAGATTAAGATCAACCACGAAGGCGAAGTGAACAGGGCCCGCTACATGCCCCAGAATGCCTGTGTAATCGCCACCAAGACGCCGTCGAGCGATGTCCTGGTCTTCGACTACACGAAGCATCCCAGCAAGCCGGAGCCATCTGGCGAGTGCCAACCGGACCTGCGGCTGCGTGGTCATCAAAAGGAAGGCTACGGCCTCTCTTGGAATCCCAACCTTAATG GCTATTTGCTGTCAGCCTCTGATGATCACACCATTTGCTTGTGGGACATCAATGCCACACCCAAGGAGCATAGAGTTATTGATGCCAAGAACATCTTCACTGGACACACCGCCGTTGTTGAGGACGTGGCATGGCATCTACTCCATGAGTCTCTGTTCGGATCGGTGGCTGACGACCAGAAGCTGATGATCTGGGACAcgcgcaacaacaacacctcGAAGCCCTCGCATACGGTGGACGCTCACACAGCCGAAGTAAATTGCTTGAGCTTTAATCCCTACTCGGAGTTCATCCTGGCCACTGGCTCCGCTGACAAGACTGTGGCTCTGTGGGATCTGCGCAACCTCAAGCTAAAACTACATTCCTTCGAGTCGCACAAGGACGAGATCTTCCAGGTGCAGTGGTCGCCGCATAACGAGACTATTCTCGCTTCCTCCGGCACCGACCGCCGCCTACACGTCTGGGATTTGTCCAAAATCGGCGAGGAGCAGAGTTCGGAGGACGCTGAAGACGGACCACCCGAGCTGCTCTTTATCCATGGCGGTCACACTGCCAAGATTAGCGATTTCTCCTGGAACCCCAACGAGCCATGGATCATTTGCTCCGTGTCCGAGGACAACATAATGCAGGTCTGGCAGATGGCCGAGAATGTCTACAACGACGAGGAGCCCGAGATTCCCGCCTCCGAGTTGGAAACCAACACCGCTTAA